A stretch of DNA from Calditerricola satsumensis:
GATGACGAGCGGACATAAGCCGCGGGGAACGCTTCCCGTCGGTTCGTTGAAGGGGAAGAGAGAACATGCTATTGTAATGGAGGGATGCAAACTCGGCGTTGCCGAGTTTTCTTTTTTGTTTCCCCCAATGCGGGAATGCGAGCGAAAGGTGGCGATATCAGCTATGCATTGGAAATCCCTCAATCCCGAGGAGTGGGCCAATCTCCAGCCCTACGTGGATACGGCGTTGCTGCCGGTGGTGCACATCGACGGCACCGACTGGGCAAATGCCCTTTCCCGTTGCGCGCGACTGGCCACGTGGGCCGACCGCGTGGAGCAGCTTCTGGCCGGCCGCCTCGTCCGTTTACCGCTCCTGACGCTGTATGGCGCCGCAACCCTCGACGAGGCCGTGGCCGCCCTCAAGGCGACCTTTGTCCATGTCGTGGTGCTGACCGACACCGCGCCCTTTGAACGGCCCGGGATCCGCGTGCTGTCCACAAACGGGCAGGAAGGGGATGTGGCCGCGCGCGTGGCCGAGGAAATCGTCGCCCTGTGGAACCGGCAGGAACGGGAGAACCCGCACAACGATTAACGCTAATGGAATCTGCATACATTGTACTTGGTGAAACATCATATTCTTGACGCTTTCCTTCGACTAGCGGTATCATGAGGTTGTCCTTGTGTGCGTGTGCCAAATCCTGTCCGGGTGACGTCAGCATAGATGGGAGGTTCGGACGATGAGCGACAAGGAAAACGGTCAGGGCATGTCGAGGCGGCAGTTCCTGACGTACACCCTCATGGGCACGGGGGCGTTCATGGCTGCCGGGATTCTCACGCCCATGCTCCGCTTTGCCGTTGACCCGGCGCTCAAAGGGACGGGTGACGCCGGCAAGGTCGAGGTGGGGAAGGTCGACGATTTCGGACCGGAGTACAAGCTGGTCAAGTTCAAGGTCAAGATCAAGGATGGCTGGCACGAGGAAGAGGCGGAAAAGTCGGCCTACATCCGCAACAAGGACGGCAAGATCTTGGCCTTGTCGCCGGTCTGCAAGCACCTCGGCTGCCAAGTGCAGTGGAACACAAGCAAGGATCACCCCAACCATTTCTACTGTCCGTGCCACAACGGGCTGTACGACGAAAACGGGATCAACGTCCCCGGTACGCCGCCGCAGGCTCCGCTGGACGAGTACGAAGTGGAAGTCAAGGACGGCAAGATCCTGCTCAGCCTGACGCCGAAGCCGAGAGGGGGGGCGTAATCGGTGTTCCAGAGGATCTACCAGTGGCTGGATGAACGGCTCAACATCGGTCCGCTGTGGCGCGACCTGGCCGATCACGAGGTGCACGAACACGTCAACCCCGCCCACCACTTTTCCGCGTTTGTCTACTGCTTCGGCGGTTTGACGTTTTTCATCACCGTGATTCAGATCCTGTCCGGCATGTTCCTTACGATGTACTACGTCCCGGACATCATGAACGCGTACCAGAGCGTGAAGTACCTGCAAAACGAAGTCGCCTTCGGCGTGATCGTCCGCGGCATGCACCACTGGGGCGCCAGCCTCGTCATCGTGATGATGTTCCTGCACACCCTGCGCGTCTTCTTCACCGGGGCCTACAAGCACCCGCGTGAGATGAACTGGGTAGTCGGGATGCTCATCTTCTTCGTCATGCTGGCCCTCGGGTTCACGGGGTACCTCTTGCCGTGGGACCAGAAGGCATACTGGGCAACGGTGGTCGGCGTCAAGATCGCCGGTTCCGTGCCGCTCATCGGGCCGTACATCGAAACCTTCCTCAAGGGCGGCGACGTTCTGGGGGCCCAAACGCTGGCGCGCTTCTTTGCCATCCACGTCTTCTTCCTGCCGGGGGTTCTGCTTGCGCTGATGGGCGTGCACTTCATCCTCATCCGCCGGCAAGGCATTTCCGGTCCGCTATGATGCGCACGGCAAGCAGCGAAGGAGGGAAAACGTAAGATGGCAGGCCGTCACGACAAGGACGTGGCGTACGTTGGTGATTCACGGGTTGTAAAGCGGCGCGGCGGACCCCTGACGCCGCCGGATTACAGCGAGTTCCCCGGCAAAACCGAACCCTTTTACCCGAACTTTTTGCTGAAGGAATGGATGGTGGCCGTTGTTTGCCTGGTCGCCTTCTTGGTGCTGACGATGGCCCATCCGTCGCCGCTGGAGGCGCCGGCCAACCCCAACGACACGAGCTACATTCCGCTGCCCGACTGGTACTTCTTCTTCCTGTACCAGCTCTTGAAGTATGAGTACACGTCGGGTCCGTATACGGTTGTGGGTACGATCCTGATCCCGGGACTGGCCTTTACGGCGCTGCTCCTGGCCCCGTGGCTGGACCGCGGTCCGAAGCGCCGGCCGAAGGATCGTCCGGTGGCCACCAGCCTGATGCTGCTGGCCCTGGCCGCCATCGTGTTCCTGACCTGGGCGGCAGTGGACGAACGCCAGAAGCACGTGGCCAGCCAAGGCGGCGGCAGCGGTGCCCCGACAGTGGACGTCAGCCCGGACGCGCCGGAGGGCGAAAAGATCTGGGCCAAGCAAACGTCCTGTCAGGGCTGCCACGGCGTCGATCTTAAGGGAAGCGGCTTTGCGCCAAGCCTGGAGCACGTCGGCAGCAAGTTGACGAAAGAAGAGATCATCGACATCATCAAGAACGGCAGAGGGCAAATGCCGCCGGGACAGTTCCAAGGCTCCGACGAGGAACTGGAGAAGCTGGCCGAGTGGCTGGCCGAGAAAAAATGAGGACCGCTGCCGATGGACGCAGCGGGCAAACCGGTCGGGTATCCCCGGCCGGTTTTTTGTTGCGCGGTCGAAAGGAGGAGGACAATGGACGGGAAGCAGAGGGATTGGCGGGCAAGGTGGCATGCGCTTGCCGCACGGCGCGACGTGATGGCCGCCCTGGTGGTCGTCAACCTCTTGGGCACGCTGTACGGGTACTACTGGTACCGCGAGCAATTGGCGGCGACGCCGCTCTGGCTGTGGCCGTTCGTTCCCGACTCGCCAACGGCCAGCGCCGCCTTTACCCTCGTGTTGGCCATGGCCCTCGCCGGCCGCTCAAGCGGCTGGGTGCAGGCCTTTGCCGCGGTGACGATGGTCAAGTACGGAATCTGGGCGCCGGCGGTCATCCTGACGACCGGCGCGCTCGGCGGTCCGATTCCATGGCAAAATTGGATGCTCGTGGCTTCCCACCTGGCCATGACCCTTGAAGCGCTGCTCTATGCGTTCCTCTACCGCGTCACGCCTCGGCAGTGGTGGGGCGTGGCGGCGTGGACGCTCCTGAACGACGCCGTCGATTACGGCCTGGATGTCCACCCGTGGATGGGCCCAACCCTGGAGCCCTATGATCATCTTGTGGGATGGGCGACGGTGGGGCTGTCGCTGGCCGCCGTCGTCGCCGCGCGACGCGCCACGGCAGCGTGGGCGCATGCGGACA
This window harbors:
- a CDS encoding DUF1405 domain-containing protein — protein: MDGKQRDWRARWHALAARRDVMAALVVVNLLGTLYGYYWYREQLAATPLWLWPFVPDSPTASAAFTLVLAMALAGRSSGWVQAFAAVTMVKYGIWAPAVILTTGALGGPIPWQNWMLVASHLAMTLEALLYAFLYRVTPRQWWGVAAWTLLNDAVDYGLDVHPWMGPTLEPYDHLVGWATVGLSLAAVVAARRATAAWAHADTP
- a CDS encoding menaquinol-cytochrome c reductase cytochrome b/c subunit, giving the protein MAGRHDKDVAYVGDSRVVKRRGGPLTPPDYSEFPGKTEPFYPNFLLKEWMVAVVCLVAFLVLTMAHPSPLEAPANPNDTSYIPLPDWYFFFLYQLLKYEYTSGPYTVVGTILIPGLAFTALLLAPWLDRGPKRRPKDRPVATSLMLLALAAIVFLTWAAVDERQKHVASQGGGSGAPTVDVSPDAPEGEKIWAKQTSCQGCHGVDLKGSGFAPSLEHVGSKLTKEEIIDIIKNGRGQMPPGQFQGSDEELEKLAEWLAEKK
- a CDS encoding DUF2487 family protein, whose amino-acid sequence is MHWKSLNPEEWANLQPYVDTALLPVVHIDGTDWANALSRCARLATWADRVEQLLAGRLVRLPLLTLYGAATLDEAVAALKATFVHVVVLTDTAPFERPGIRVLSTNGQEGDVAARVAEEIVALWNRQERENPHND
- a CDS encoding QcrA and Rieske domain-containing protein, producing the protein MSDKENGQGMSRRQFLTYTLMGTGAFMAAGILTPMLRFAVDPALKGTGDAGKVEVGKVDDFGPEYKLVKFKVKIKDGWHEEEAEKSAYIRNKDGKILALSPVCKHLGCQVQWNTSKDHPNHFYCPCHNGLYDENGINVPGTPPQAPLDEYEVEVKDGKILLSLTPKPRGGA
- the qcrB gene encoding menaquinol-cytochrome c reductase cytochrome b subunit, which produces MFQRIYQWLDERLNIGPLWRDLADHEVHEHVNPAHHFSAFVYCFGGLTFFITVIQILSGMFLTMYYVPDIMNAYQSVKYLQNEVAFGVIVRGMHHWGASLVIVMMFLHTLRVFFTGAYKHPREMNWVVGMLIFFVMLALGFTGYLLPWDQKAYWATVVGVKIAGSVPLIGPYIETFLKGGDVLGAQTLARFFAIHVFFLPGVLLALMGVHFILIRRQGISGPL